A genomic region of Mycobacterium sp. Aquia_213 contains the following coding sequences:
- a CDS encoding TetR/AcrR family transcriptional regulator — MTAVRSESTPRMPRAQRREQIVDAATRAFARGGFADTGLDAIATEAGVTPVILYRHFASKAELYRAVIESGHTRLREATGTDDFDDASIPALIRAAAADPDAFRLLFRYAVREPEFRDMIDSISESSTEITRRHLAEVADDRWRSWAARLLPTMTIDAVIAWLDAGQPDPDHAAVRIRRVVDAVIHAATEH; from the coding sequence ATGACGGCCGTGCGATCCGAGTCGACTCCGCGAATGCCCCGCGCCCAGCGGCGCGAACAGATCGTCGATGCCGCCACTCGTGCGTTCGCCCGCGGCGGCTTTGCCGACACGGGGCTCGATGCCATCGCCACCGAAGCCGGTGTCACGCCGGTGATTCTGTACCGGCATTTCGCTTCGAAGGCCGAGCTCTACCGGGCCGTCATCGAGAGCGGTCACACCCGCCTGCGCGAAGCCACCGGCACCGACGACTTCGACGACGCCAGCATCCCCGCGCTGATCCGCGCGGCTGCGGCCGATCCGGACGCCTTTCGGCTGCTGTTCCGTTATGCCGTTCGCGAGCCGGAGTTTCGCGACATGATCGATTCGATCAGCGAGAGCTCGACCGAGATCACCCGCCGCCACCTTGCCGAGGTGGCCGACGACCGATGGCGGAGTTGGGCGGCGCGATTACTGCCGACCATGACGATCGACGCCGTGATCGCTTGGCTCGACGCCGGCCAACCCGATCCCGATCACGCCGCGGTCCGGATCCGGCGCGTGGTCGACGCGGTGATCCACGCCGCGACCGAGCACTGA